The proteins below are encoded in one region of Paramisgurnus dabryanus chromosome 2, PD_genome_1.1, whole genome shotgun sequence:
- the hacd1 gene encoding very-long-chain (3R)-3-hydroxyacyl-CoA dehydratase 1: MASGEEDAAVEEKETNNKKRTKSAIATAWLTFYNIAMTAGWMVLAVAMIRFYLLKGTHKGLYKSISRTLKFFQTLALLEIGHCAIGIVRTSVIVTGVQVSSRIFMVWFITNSIRQIQNEESVILFVVVWTLTEITRYSFYTFKLLKHLPYFIKWARYNLFIVMYPLGVVGELVTIYSALPYVRRSGMYSLRLPNKYNVSFDYYYFLIIVMLSYIPLFPQLFLHMLRQRRRVLHGEVIVEKDE, from the exons ATGGCGTCTGGTGAGGAGGACGCAGCCGTCGAGGAGAAAGAAACCAACAACAAAAAGCGCACGAAAAGCGCGATAGCCACGGCATGGCTCACCTTCTACAACATCGCCATGACCGCCGG gtgGATGGTACTGGCTGTTGCAATGATCCGGTTTTATCTTCTCAAAGGCACTCATAAAGGCTTGTACAAGAGCATCTCAAGAACACTCAAGTTTTTCCAGACACTCGCATTACTGGAG ATTGGACACTGTGCAATTG GAATTGTGCGGACATCTGTGATTGTGACTGGGGTTCAAGTGTCGTCTCGCATATTCATGGTTTGGTTCATCACAAACAGCATCAGACAG ATTCAGAATGAGGAAAGCGTGATTTTGTTTGTTGTCGTTTGGACGCTTACAGAAATCACTCGCTACTCTTTCTACACTTTCAAGTTACTCAAACATCTGCCATATTTCATCAAGTGGGCCAG ATATAATTTGTTCATCGTCATGTATCCGCTGGGAGTGGTCGGTGAGCTGGTGACCATATACAGCGCTTTACCGTACGTCCGGAGGTCGGGCATGTACTCGCTGAGACTCCCCAACAAATATAACGTCTCCTTTGACTATTATTACTTCCTGATCATCGTCATGCtctcatacataccac TGTTTCCTCAGCTGTTTCTGCACATGCTGCGTCAGAGGAGAAGAGTCCTTCACGGAGAAGTTATAGTCGAGAAAGATGAATAA
- the LOC135743952 gene encoding transmembrane protein 236-like, with protein MGSGSKIKFAICELLQFAGFSVPLLIVMQRFAVIVARAKSKSQASNGNSTTAYWLVVASSVAYVTSVAMLIWLPMKYMVFMKKKALVAQKTWRPVALAYVLLSTLPCFAFLIASSEVQIRNDLRLDTFAELPVSLVLFSLICIDIVERIRHSRLTGRANEASRDAEIPSTVTHVGRVSSLVNPTSGPSPAANIGADHGALTANGIMRGLPGSTNVTGLSGNGVVPGHTALSFLSNNGTHSDPTGFGSTAGLHANTTLSGLPGNGGIQRLQGNQRQPYVIPEVCPQTGIPFQNFTYVPPSSGPLSFLLASDARAEVFADSFLFWLDTVEMVRVTGHTPVYYSGWAFPVYLFCYLSTMRLVLTPHSPLLSPLGVVFQDLPFLILRVALIAMFGFVTPLLYVMKNLLVCLAYIYFNFMTKLKVFNTVRML; from the exons ATGGGTTCAGGCAGTAAGATTAAGTTCGCTATCTGTGAGCTTCTGCAGTTCGCAGGCTTTTCTGTTCCACTTTTAATTGTAATGCAGCGTTTTGCTGTCATTGTAGCCCGAGCGAAGAGCAAATCGCAAGCCTCTAATGGGAATTCAACAACAGCTTATTGGCTGGTCGTGGCTTCATCTGTGGCCTACGTGACGTCAGTGGCGATGCTGATCTGGTTGCCTATGAAGTATATGGTCTTTATGAAGAAGAAAGCCCTGGTTGCTCAGAAGACGTG GAGACCTGTTGCTTTGGCTTATGTGCTTCTCTCAACGCTGCCCTGTTTTGCTTTCCTCATTGCCAGTTCTGAG GTGCAGATTAGAAATGATCTGAGGTTGGACACATTTGCTGAATTGCCCGTGTCACTTGTTCTTTTCTCACTGATTTGCATTGATATCGTGGAAAGAATTCGTCATTCCAGACTTACTGGTCGAG CTAATGAAGCGTCTCGTGATGCAGAGATACCATCTACAGTGACACATGTTGGTAGAGTTTCATCTCTAGTCAATCCTACGAGCGGTCCGTCACCTGCAGCTAACATCGGTGCAGATCATGGAGCGCTGACAGCCAATGGGATCATGCGAGGACTGCCTGGCAGCACAAATGTTACAGGCTTATCGGGCAACGGGGTGGTCCCGGGTCACACAGCGCTTTCATTTCTATCCAATAACGGAACACATTCGGATCCGACTGGTTTTGGATCAACTGCGGGGCTCCATGCCAACACGACACTATCAGGGTTGCCAGGCAACGGTGGCATCCAAAGACTTCAAGGCAACCAAAGGCAGCCATATGTCATTCCAGAAGTTTGTCCACAAACCGGCATACCCtttcaaaactttacatatgtccCTCCGTCATCCGGACCTCTAAGCTTCCTGCTGGCAAGCGATGCCCGTGCTGAGGTTTTCGCTGACAGTTTCCTGTTTTGGTTGGACACGGTAGAAATGGTTCGAGTGACAGGTCACACCCCTGTGTATTATTCAGGCTGGGCATTTCCGGTTTACCTCTTTTGCTACTTATCCACAATGCGATTGGTCCTAACACCTCACAGTCCCCTCCTCTCACCTTTGGGTGTGGTTTTTCAGGATCTTCCGTTCCTTATCTTGAGAGTGGCATTGATTGCTATGTTTGGTTTTGTTACTCCGCTGTTGTATGTGATGAAGAATCTGCTGGTCTGCCTGGCCTACATCTACTTCAACTTCATGACAAAACTGAAAGTGTTCAACACTGTGAGAATGCTCTGA